A segment of the Candidatus Protochlamydia naegleriophila genome:
TGCTGTTTTGATTGAAGGAGGCTTTGTTACCAACGAAGCCGAATTGCAACAGCTGAAAGATCCCAATTACCTTAAGAAGATTGCTTGGGGAATTGTGAAGGGCATCGATGACTACATCGATAAATTGGAAGCCGATAAGAAAAGCGCTGCGATGAAAGCGGCAGACAAAGCCAGCAAGGAAAAAGCAGACACAGCGAACAAAAAGTAGAGAGTAGTCCTTGTCTGCATCTTTAAGCGCCTGCTCTTATTCGAGGCAGTTGTCCCAAAGAGAACAAAGCGAGGAAAATCGCATGGAATGGATTTATCTTTTTACTGCCATTTTTACAGAAGTGATTTCCACCGCCGCGCTTAAATCTTCGGAGGGGTTTACTAAGTTTTGGCCTTCATTGATCGTGATTGTTGGCTATGCGATCGCCTTTTATTTTCTTTCCCTCACATTAAAAACCATTCCCGTCGGAGTGGCTTATGCCATCTGGTCAGGCATGGGAATCGTCTTAATTTCTGTCATTGGAGCGGTCTTATTTCGACAATACCTGGATTTTCCGGCACTTTTAGGAATCGGTCTTATTTTGACGGGTGTGATCATCTTAAACGTCTTTTCCGCTGCGCATTAAAGGCCTGGGAAAGCGCCCTAAAGCGGACAAGATCGTTTGTGCTATGCAATCAGTCGGGCTAAAGGCCTCTAAAGAGTTTCTTCTCTAGCTTACATACTCCTTGTGTCACTTTAAAACCACCGCTCTCGCGACTTCAGGCATGATAAATATCGCTAAATGGGATAATAGAACCACTAAGTGGATTACTCCATTAAAATGTGTCCTCGGCGCGACTCGAACGCGCGGCCTGTT
Coding sequences within it:
- a CDS encoding DMT family transporter; translation: MEWIYLFTAIFTEVISTAALKSSEGFTKFWPSLIVIVGYAIAFYFLSLTLKTIPVGVAYAIWSGMGIVLISVIGAVLFRQYLDFPALLGIGLILTGVIILNVFSAAH